One segment of Bacteroides caecimuris DNA contains the following:
- the trpB gene encoding tryptophan synthase subunit beta, protein MKSFLVDQDGYYGEFGGAYVPEILHKCVEELTSKYLEVIESKEFKKEFDQLLRDYVGRPSPLYPAQRLSEKYGCKLYLKREDLNHTGAHKINNTIGQILLARRMGKKRIIAETGAGQHGVATATVCALMNMECIVYMGKTDVERQHINVEKMKMLGATVIPVTSGNMTLKDSTNEAIRDWCCHPADTYYIIGSTVGPHPYPDMVARLQSVISEEIKKQLQEKEGRDYPDYLIACVGGGSNAAGTIYHYINDERVGIILAEAGGKGIETGMTAATIQLGKMGIIHGARTYVIQNEDGQIEEPYSISAGLDYPGIGPIHANLAAQSRANVLAINDDEAIEAAYELTKFEGIIPALESAHALGALKKLKFKPEDIVVLTVSGRGDKDIETYLSFNEQL, encoded by the coding sequence ATGAAAAGTTTTTTAGTTGACCAGGATGGCTATTACGGAGAATTCGGCGGTGCTTACGTACCGGAAATCCTCCACAAATGTGTTGAGGAATTAACTAGTAAGTACCTCGAAGTAATTGAAAGTAAAGAATTTAAAAAAGAATTCGACCAGTTGCTACGTGACTACGTAGGACGTCCTTCCCCACTCTATCCAGCCCAACGCCTTTCTGAAAAATACGGTTGCAAATTGTATCTGAAGCGGGAAGACCTGAATCATACAGGTGCTCACAAAATCAACAATACCATCGGACAAATCTTACTGGCACGCCGCATGGGAAAGAAGCGCATCATCGCCGAAACCGGAGCCGGACAACATGGAGTAGCAACAGCTACCGTCTGTGCATTGATGAATATGGAATGTATCGTTTATATGGGAAAAACGGACGTAGAACGCCAGCACATCAATGTAGAGAAAATGAAAATGTTGGGAGCCACCGTTATCCCCGTTACTTCCGGCAACATGACGCTGAAAGACTCAACCAACGAAGCGATCCGCGACTGGTGCTGTCATCCTGCCGACACTTATTATATCATCGGCTCTACCGTAGGTCCTCATCCCTACCCTGACATGGTGGCACGCCTGCAATCTGTCATCAGTGAAGAAATCAAAAAGCAACTGCAAGAAAAAGAAGGACGTGATTATCCGGATTATCTGATAGCCTGCGTGGGAGGAGGAAGCAATGCTGCCGGAACGATTTATCATTATATCAACGACGAACGGGTAGGCATTATCCTGGCAGAAGCGGGAGGTAAAGGAATAGAAACCGGAATGACCGCCGCTACCATCCAACTCGGCAAAATGGGCATTATCCACGGAGCACGTACCTACGTCATCCAAAACGAAGACGGACAGATAGAGGAACCATACTCCATTTCCGCCGGACTGGATTATCCGGGCATTGGTCCGATACACGCTAACCTTGCCGCCCAAAGCCGTGCCAATGTGTTGGCAATCAACGACGACGAAGCGATAGAGGCTGCCTACGAACTGACCAAATTCGAAGGTATTATCCCAGCATTGGAATCTGCCCACGCATTGGGAGCTTTGAAAAAATTGAAGTTCAAGCCGGAAGATATCGTTGTATTGACTGTTTCGGGACGAGGAGACAAAGATATTGAAACCTATTTGTCGTTTAACGAACAGCTATAA
- a CDS encoding anthranilate synthase component I family protein, translating to MKTFNYTTHSKQVLGDMHTPVSIYLKVRDMYPQSALMESSDYHAGENSLSFIALCPLASIGVNGGIVTANYPDNSRTEEPLTKTFNVEKAMNRFINQFQVTGDNKNVCGLYGYTTFNAVKYFEHIPVKESHDEQNDAPDLLYILYKYVIVFNHFKNELTLVEMLSEGEESGLPELEAAIENRNYASYNFSVTGPVTSPITDEEHKANVRKGIAHCMRGDVFQIVLSRRFIQPYAGDDFKVYRALRSINPSPYLFYFDFGGYRIFGSSPETHCKIENGRAYIDPIAGTTRRTGDTVKDRELTEALLADPKENAEHVMLVDLARNDLSRNCHDVRVVFYKEPQYYSHVIHLVSRVSGMLGEGADKIKTFIDTFPAGTLSGAPKVRAMQLISEIEPHNRGAYGGCIGFIGLNGELNQAITIRTFVSRNNELWFQAGGGIVARSQDEYELQEVNNKLGALKKAIDLAVKLKN from the coding sequence ATGAAAACATTCAATTATACTACCCATAGCAAACAAGTGCTCGGAGATATGCATACTCCTGTCAGCATTTATCTGAAAGTGCGCGACATGTATCCTCAATCCGCATTAATGGAAAGTTCCGATTATCATGCCGGAGAAAATTCCCTGTCATTTATAGCCCTTTGTCCCTTGGCAAGCATCGGTGTAAACGGTGGCATTGTCACTGCCAACTATCCCGATAATAGCCGTACGGAAGAACCGCTGACAAAAACATTCAATGTAGAAAAGGCCATGAACCGGTTTATCAATCAGTTTCAGGTGACCGGAGATAATAAGAATGTATGCGGACTTTACGGATACACGACGTTTAATGCCGTGAAGTACTTCGAGCACATCCCGGTGAAAGAAAGTCATGATGAGCAAAACGATGCTCCGGATTTACTATACATATTATATAAGTATGTCATTGTTTTCAATCATTTCAAAAATGAGCTGACATTAGTTGAAATGTTGTCCGAAGGAGAAGAAAGCGGTTTGCCGGAACTGGAAGCAGCCATCGAAAACCGGAATTATGCTTCCTACAATTTCTCTGTAACAGGCCCCGTAACCAGCCCCATCACCGACGAAGAACACAAAGCAAATGTGCGCAAAGGAATCGCACACTGTATGCGCGGAGATGTTTTTCAAATTGTGCTTTCCAGAAGATTTATCCAACCATACGCCGGAGATGATTTCAAAGTTTATCGCGCACTCCGCAGCATCAATCCTTCTCCTTATCTTTTCTACTTCGACTTCGGAGGATATCGTATCTTTGGTTCTTCACCGGAAACACATTGCAAAATCGAAAACGGCCGTGCCTACATTGATCCGATTGCAGGAACCACCCGTCGCACGGGAGACACAGTAAAAGACCGCGAATTGACAGAAGCTTTACTGGCCGACCCTAAAGAAAATGCAGAGCATGTCATGCTGGTTGATCTTGCAAGAAACGACCTTTCACGTAATTGCCATGACGTACGAGTGGTATTCTATAAGGAACCGCAATATTATAGCCATGTTATTCACTTGGTAAGCCGTGTCAGCGGTATGCTGGGTGAAGGCGCAGACAAAATAAAAACGTTTATTGACACGTTTCCGGCCGGTACGTTAAGCGGTGCCCCCAAAGTACGCGCTATGCAGTTAATCAGTGAAATCGAGCCACATAATCGTGGAGCCTACGGTGGTTGTATCGGTTTTATCGGATTGAATGGCGAATTAAACCAAGCAATCACCATCCGTACTTTTGTAAGCCGCAACAACGAACTCTGGTTCCAGGCCGGAGGAGGTATCGTAGCACGCAGCCAAGATGAATACGAACTGCAAGAGGTGAACAATAAACTGGGAGCGCTGAAAAAAGCAATTGATTTAGCTGTCAAATTAAAAAATTAA
- a CDS encoding anthranilate synthase component II has protein sequence MKILLLDNYDSFTYNLLHVVKELGATDVEVVRNDQIELDEVDRFDKIILSPGPGIPEEAGLLLPIIKRYAPAKSILGVCLGHQAIGEAFGARLENLKEVYHGVQTPVSIIRRDLLFEGLGKEIPVGRYHSWVVSREGFPDCLEITAESQEGQIMAIRHKTYDVHGIQFHPESVLTPQGKEMIKNFLND, from the coding sequence ATGAAAATATTACTTTTAGATAACTACGACTCTTTCACTTATAACCTGCTGCATGTAGTGAAAGAATTAGGGGCTACAGATGTAGAAGTAGTCCGCAACGACCAAATAGAGCTTGATGAGGTAGATCGTTTTGATAAAATCATCCTGTCTCCCGGACCGGGCATACCCGAAGAAGCCGGCTTGTTACTACCTATTATTAAGAGATACGCTCCAGCCAAAAGCATTCTAGGGGTTTGCCTGGGTCATCAGGCTATCGGCGAAGCTTTCGGAGCACGTCTGGAAAACCTCAAAGAAGTATATCATGGTGTACAAACTCCGGTTAGTATCATTCGTCGGGACCTGCTTTTTGAAGGATTAGGAAAAGAAATCCCTGTCGGAAGATATCATTCGTGGGTAGTCAGCCGGGAAGGCTTTCCTGACTGTCTGGAAATAACAGCAGAAAGCCAGGAGGGACAAATCATGGCCATCCGCCATAAAACGTATGATGTACATGGCATTCAGTTCCATCCCGAATCAGTATTAACTCCGCAAGGAAAAGAAATGATCAAAAACTTCTTAAACGATTGA
- the trpD gene encoding anthranilate phosphoribosyltransferase: protein MKQILYKLFEHQYLGRDEARTILQNIAQGKYNDVQVASLITVFLMRNISVEELCGFRDALLEMRIPVDLSDFAPIDIVGTGGDGKNTFNISTASCFTVAGAGFPVVKHGNYGATSVSGASNVMEQHGVKFTSDVDQLRRSMEKCNLAYLHAPLFNPALKAVAPVRKGLAVRTFFNMLGPLVNPVLPAYQLLGVYNLPLLRLYTYTYQESKTSFAVVHSLDGYDEISLTNEFKVATSDHEKIYTPESLGFSRYKETDLDGGQTPEDAAKIFDHIMNNTATEAQKNVVIVNSAFAIHVIRPEKTIEECIALAKESLESGRALATLKKFIELNS from the coding sequence ATGAAACAGATTCTATACAAACTTTTCGAACATCAATATTTGGGACGCGATGAAGCGCGCACCATTCTACAGAACATCGCGCAAGGGAAATATAACGATGTGCAAGTGGCCTCACTCATCACCGTCTTTCTGATGCGTAATATTTCCGTAGAGGAATTATGCGGTTTCCGTGACGCACTGCTGGAAATGCGTATTCCAGTCGATTTGAGTGATTTCGCTCCAATTGATATCGTAGGAACCGGAGGTGACGGAAAAAACACATTCAATATTTCTACAGCTTCCTGCTTTACAGTTGCCGGAGCCGGCTTCCCGGTTGTGAAACATGGCAACTATGGAGCAACGTCGGTCAGTGGTGCCAGTAATGTAATGGAGCAACACGGTGTCAAATTCACCAGTGATGTAGACCAACTGCGTCGCAGCATGGAAAAATGCAATCTTGCTTATCTGCATGCCCCTTTATTCAATCCGGCATTAAAAGCAGTAGCTCCGGTTCGCAAAGGATTGGCAGTGCGCACTTTCTTCAATATGCTCGGTCCATTGGTAAATCCGGTATTACCTGCTTACCAACTGCTAGGAGTTTACAATCTACCGTTACTTCGCCTTTACACCTATACTTATCAGGAAAGCAAGACAAGCTTTGCCGTTGTTCATAGCCTCGACGGATATGATGAGATTTCTCTGACCAATGAGTTTAAAGTGGCAACCAGCGATCATGAAAAGATTTACACTCCCGAAAGCCTAGGCTTCTCCCGTTATAAAGAGACTGACTTGGATGGCGGACAAACACCGGAAGATGCAGCTAAGATTTTCGATCATATCATGAATAATACAGCTACGGAAGCTCAAAAAAATGTAGTGATAGTCAACTCCGCTTTCGCTATCCATGTGATTCGTCCGGAAAAGACAATTGAAGAATGTATCGCTCTTGCCAAAGAATCATTGGAAAGCGGACGAGCATTAGCAACTTTGAAGAAATTCATTGAATTAAATAGTTAA
- the trpC gene encoding indole-3-glycerol phosphate synthase TrpC → MKDILSEIIANKRLEIDLQKQAISIEQLQEGISGSPTPRSMKQALASSASGIIAEFKRRSPSKGWIKEEACPEEIVPSYAAAGASALSILTDEKFFGGSLKDIRAARPLVEIPILRKDFIIDEYQLYQTKIVGADAVLLIAAALELEECNELAEKAHELGLEVLLEIHSSEELAYINKGTDMIGINNRNLGTFFTDVENSFRLAGQLPQDAVLVSESGISDPEIVKRLRAAGFRGFLIGETFMKTQRPGETLQNFLQAIQ, encoded by the coding sequence ATGAAAGATATATTATCCGAAATTATAGCAAACAAACGACTTGAAATTGACCTGCAAAAGCAGGCTATTTCTATCGAACAACTACAGGAAGGTATCAGCGGATCTCCGACTCCCCGCTCTATGAAGCAGGCATTAGCCTCTTCCGCATCAGGTATTATCGCCGAGTTCAAGCGGCGCTCTCCTTCCAAAGGATGGATAAAGGAAGAAGCATGTCCGGAAGAGATCGTTCCCTCCTATGCAGCGGCAGGTGCCTCCGCCCTTTCCATCCTTACTGATGAGAAGTTTTTCGGAGGAAGCCTGAAAGATATCCGCGCCGCACGCCCTTTGGTGGAAATTCCCATTCTTAGAAAGGACTTCATCATTGACGAATACCAGCTTTACCAAACTAAAATTGTCGGTGCAGATGCCGTACTTCTCATCGCAGCCGCACTAGAACTGGAGGAATGCAATGAACTGGCAGAAAAAGCCCATGAATTAGGACTGGAGGTCTTATTAGAGATTCATAGTTCCGAGGAACTGGCATACATTAACAAAGGAACAGATATGATAGGTATCAACAACCGTAATCTGGGTACTTTCTTCACCGATGTGGAAAACTCTTTCCGCCTGGCCGGACAACTTCCTCAAGATGCGGTACTGGTATCTGAAAGCGGCATCTCCGATCCGGAAATAGTTAAACGCCTTCGGGCAGCCGGATTCCGGGGATTCCTGATCGGCGAAACATTTATGAAAACACAGCGACCGGGAGAAACCTTACAGAATTTCCTGCAAGCCATTCAATAA
- a CDS encoding phosphoribosylanthranilate isomerase, giving the protein MINGKIIKVCGMREAENIQDIESIEGIDMLGFIFYPKSPRCVYELPAYLPTHARRVGVFVNEDKQVVSMYADRFGLNDVQLHGNESPEYCRSLHSTGLKIIKAFSVDRPKDLKKVYDYEKVCDLFLFDTQCEQYGGSGNQFDWSILHTYNGHVPFLLSGGINSYSANALKEFKHPRLAGYDLNSRFETKPGEKDPKRIRTFLDELKSSL; this is encoded by the coding sequence ATGATTAACGGAAAAATTATCAAAGTATGCGGCATGCGAGAAGCTGAAAACATACAGGACATAGAGTCTATCGAAGGCATAGATATGCTGGGATTCATCTTTTATCCTAAATCTCCCCGATGTGTCTACGAGCTTCCGGCTTACCTACCCACTCATGCCCGGCGTGTCGGCGTCTTTGTCAATGAAGACAAGCAAGTGGTCAGCATGTATGCTGATCGTTTCGGACTGAATGATGTGCAACTCCACGGAAATGAATCGCCGGAATACTGCCGGTCTTTACATTCTACCGGATTGAAAATCATCAAGGCCTTTTCCGTAGACCGCCCCAAAGACTTGAAAAAGGTGTATGACTACGAAAAAGTCTGTGATCTTTTTCTGTTCGATACCCAATGCGAGCAATATGGTGGTTCGGGAAATCAATTTGATTGGAGCATATTACATACATACAACGGACATGTACCTTTCCTCTTGAGCGGAGGTATCAACTCATACAGTGCCAATGCCCTGAAAGAATTCAAGCATCCCCGGCTTGCCGGATATGATCTCAACAGCCGTTTTGAAACCAAACCGGGAGAAAAAGATCCGAAGCGTATCCGGACATTTTTAGACGAATTAAAATCATCACTTTAA
- the trpA gene encoding tryptophan synthase subunit alpha, with protein MNRINQLFSSNKKDILSIYFCAGTPTLDGTAHVIRTLEKHGVSMIEIGIPFSDPMADGIVIQNAATQALRNGMSLKLLFEQLRDIRKVVKIPLVFMGYLNPIMQFGFENFCRKCVECGIDGVIIPDLPFRDYQEHYRIIAERYNIKVIMLITPETSEERVCEIDTHTDGFIYMVSSAATTGAQQNFNEQKQAYFKRIKDMHLNNPLMVGFGISNKATFQAACEHASGAIVGSKFVTLLEEEKDPEKAILKLKEAVK; from the coding sequence ATGAATAGAATTAATCAACTTTTCAGTAGCAACAAGAAAGACATACTTTCTATTTATTTTTGTGCCGGCACCCCCACTTTAGATGGTACTGCCCATGTAATCCGCACACTCGAAAAACATGGAGTAAGCATGATTGAAATCGGTATTCCCTTCAGTGATCCGATGGCAGACGGCATTGTTATCCAAAATGCCGCTACCCAAGCATTGCGCAACGGCATGTCTTTAAAACTTCTTTTTGAACAATTGCGGGATATTCGCAAGGTCGTAAAAATACCACTCGTATTCATGGGATACTTAAATCCAATCATGCAGTTCGGATTTGAAAACTTCTGCCGCAAATGCGTGGAATGCGGTATTGATGGCGTCATCATCCCCGATCTCCCTTTCCGTGATTATCAAGAACATTATCGTATCATTGCCGAACGCTACAACATCAAAGTGATTATGCTCATCACACCGGAGACCAGCGAAGAACGGGTATGCGAAATAGATACACATACCGACGGATTCATTTACATGGTTTCCTCAGCAGCAACTACCGGAGCACAACAGAATTTCAACGAACAAAAACAGGCATACTTCAAGAGAATAAAAGATATGCATCTGAACAATCCGTTGATGGTGGGATTTGGCATCTCCAATAAAGCAACCTTCCAGGCAGCTTGCGAACACGCTTCCGGAGCTATCGTCGGCAGTAAATTCGTCACTCTGCTCGAAGAAGAAAAAGACCCGGAAAAAGCCATCCTCAAATTAAAAGAAGCGGTGAAATGA
- a CDS encoding asparaginase: MRAETPSVLLIYTGGTIGMIENPETGALENFNFDHLLKHVPELKRFNYRISSYQFDPPLDSSDMEPAYWAKLVKIINYNYDYFDGFVILHGTDTMAYTASALSFMLENLSKPVILTGSQLPIGTLRTDGKENLITAIEIAAAKNPDGTAVVPEVCIFFENHLMRGNRTTKINAENFNAFRSFNYPPLARVGIHIRYEPHLIRKPDPTKPLKPHYLFDTNVVILTLFPGIQESIVTSLLHVPGLKAVVMKTFGSGNAPQKEWFIRQLKEATDRGIIIVNITQCASGAVEMGRYETGMHLLEAGVISGYDSTPECAITKLMFLLGHGLSNKDIRYKMNSCLIGEITKS, encoded by the coding sequence ATGAGAGCAGAAACCCCTTCCGTTTTGTTAATTTACACGGGTGGAACTATCGGAATGATAGAGAATCCGGAAACAGGTGCCTTAGAAAACTTCAACTTCGACCATTTGCTTAAGCATGTACCCGAACTAAAAAGATTCAACTACCGCATCTCTTCCTACCAATTCGATCCCCCTCTCGACTCTTCGGATATGGAACCTGCTTACTGGGCAAAGCTAGTAAAAATCATCAATTACAATTACGATTATTTTGATGGCTTTGTCATCCTTCACGGAACAGATACAATGGCTTACACAGCCTCCGCATTAAGTTTTATGCTCGAAAACCTAAGCAAGCCCGTCATCCTCACCGGTTCCCAGCTGCCGATTGGGACTTTGCGCACAGACGGAAAAGAAAATCTCATCACAGCCATTGAAATCGCTGCCGCTAAAAACCCGGATGGTACGGCCGTCGTTCCTGAAGTTTGTATTTTCTTTGAAAATCATTTGATGCGTGGCAACCGTACCACCAAAATTAATGCGGAAAACTTCAATGCTTTCCGCTCTTTCAATTATCCCCCCTTGGCACGGGTAGGCATCCACATTAGATATGAGCCCCATCTTATCCGGAAACCGGATCCGACAAAGCCCCTAAAGCCGCATTATCTATTTGACACTAATGTGGTTATTCTGACCCTCTTCCCTGGTATTCAGGAGAGTATCGTAACTTCCCTGCTTCATGTTCCCGGATTAAAGGCAGTTGTCATGAAAACCTTCGGTTCAGGAAATGCCCCGCAAAAGGAATGGTTCATCCGCCAACTAAAGGAAGCCACCGATCGCGGAATTATCATTGTCAACATCACTCAATGTGCCTCCGGAGCAGTAGAAATGGGACGTTATGAAACAGGGATGCATCTTTTGGAAGCAGGCGTAATCAGTGGATATGACAGCACTCCCGAATGCGCCATCACAAAGCTCATGTTTTTACTGGGACATGGATTATCCAATAAAGATATCCGATATAAAATGAACTCCTGCTTAATAGGAGAAATTACCAAGTCTTAA
- a CDS encoding transposase yields the protein MQNYETMQNHYETILNYFVNRETNAFAESFDAKIKAFGIQPRGVGNIPLFMFGLCRLTV from the coding sequence ATGCAGAACTATGAAACCATGCAGAACCATTATGAAACCATACTGAACTATTTCGTCAATAGGGAGACGAATGCATTTGCAGAATCATTCGATGCAAAAATTAAAGCATTCGGAATACAGCCCAGGGGAGTAGGAAATATACCTCTCTTTATGTTTGGATTATGCAGACTAACGGTGTAA
- a CDS encoding helix-turn-helix transcriptional regulator produces the protein MKSNEVVRIAIAETSVIVRGGLTAALKRLPNVKVQPIELLSVEALHDCVRTQCPEMLIVNPAFGNYFDVAKFREEISNRIRLIALVTSFVDASLLGKYDESISIFDDLDILSRKIAGLLNVASEEEETDNQDTLSQREKEIVVCVVKGMTNKEIAEKLFLSIHTVITHRRNISKKLQIHSAAGLTIYAIVNKLVTLNEVKGL, from the coding sequence ATGAAAAGTAATGAAGTCGTTCGAATTGCTATTGCAGAAACCTCTGTGATTGTTCGTGGTGGATTGACTGCTGCGTTGAAGCGTCTTCCCAACGTAAAAGTGCAACCGATAGAATTGTTGTCGGTTGAGGCTTTACACGATTGTGTTCGAACGCAATGTCCCGAGATGCTGATTGTCAATCCTGCTTTTGGTAATTATTTTGATGTTGCTAAATTCCGGGAGGAAATTTCGAATAGGATACGTTTAATAGCTTTGGTCACTTCTTTTGTAGATGCTTCATTATTAGGTAAGTATGATGAGTCTATTTCAATATTCGATGATTTGGATATTCTTTCTAGGAAAATTGCCGGTTTATTGAATGTAGCTTCTGAGGAAGAAGAGACGGATAACCAGGATACACTTAGTCAGCGGGAAAAAGAGATCGTCGTCTGTGTGGTGAAGGGGATGACGAATAAGGAAATTGCGGAAAAGCTGTTCTTGTCGATTCATACGGTTATTACGCATCGGAGGAATATTAGCAAAAAATTGCAAATACATAGTGCTGCTGGTTTGACTATTTATGCTATTGTAAATAAGTTGGTTACATTGAATGAAGTGAAGGGATTGTAG
- a CDS encoding hemerythrin domain-containing protein, protein MDNLQKYKPTDKMIDLISDNYSLLQVMSRFGLSLGFGDKTVKEVCELNGVDCRTFLIVVNFMAEGFSRLDGDKDDISIPALIDYLRQAHIYFLDFSLPAIRRKLIEAIDCSQDDVAFLILKFFDEYTREVRKHMDYEEKTVFKYVDSLLKGNAPTNYQISTFSKHHDQVGEKLTELKNIIIKYCPAKANENLLNAALFDIYACEAGLEFHCKVEDYIFVPAILNLERRMRENEK, encoded by the coding sequence ATGGATAATTTACAGAAATACAAGCCAACTGATAAGATGATTGATCTCATCAGCGATAATTATTCTTTATTGCAAGTGATGAGTCGTTTTGGACTTTCGTTGGGGTTTGGTGACAAAACAGTCAAAGAAGTTTGTGAACTGAATGGGGTGGACTGTCGGACCTTTCTGATTGTAGTCAACTTTATGGCCGAAGGCTTTTCCCGGCTCGATGGGGATAAAGATGATATTTCCATACCTGCATTGATTGATTATCTGCGGCAGGCGCATATTTATTTTCTTGATTTTTCTCTTCCGGCTATTCGTCGTAAGCTGATCGAGGCAATCGACTGTTCGCAGGACGATGTGGCTTTTCTTATTCTCAAGTTTTTTGACGAGTATACACGGGAAGTGCGTAAGCACATGGATTATGAAGAGAAAACCGTCTTTAAGTATGTCGATTCATTGCTTAAAGGAAATGCTCCCACAAACTACCAGATCAGTACCTTTTCCAAACATCACGATCAGGTAGGGGAGAAGTTGACAGAACTAAAAAATATCATTATAAAATATTGTCCCGCCAAGGCAAATGAGAATCTTTTGAATGCGGCTCTTTTTGATATATATGCTTGCGAAGCCGGATTGGAATTTCATTGCAAGGTGGAGGATTATATTTTTGTTCCTGCTATTCTGAATTTGGAAAGGAGGATGAGGGAAAATGAAAAGTAA
- a CDS encoding phosphoribosylaminoimidazolecarboxamide formyltransferase gives MANELELKYGCNPNQKPARIFMKEGELPIEVLNGRPGYINLLDAFNSWQLVKELKEATGLPAAASFKHVSPAGAAVAVEMSDTLKKIYFVDDMKLSPLATAYARARGADRMSSYGDFIALSDTCDEETARIINREVSDGVIAPDYTPEALEILKNKRKGTYNVIKIDPAYRPAPIEHKDVFGVTFEQGRNELKIDESLLKEMPTQNKEIPADAKRDLIIALITLKYTQSNSVCYAKDGQAIGIGAGQQSRIHCTRLAGNKADIWYLRQHPKVMNLPWIEKIRRADRDNTIDVYISEDYDDVLADGVWQQFFTEKPEVLTREEKRAWLDTMTGVALGSDAFFPFGDNIERAHKSGVSYIAQPGGSVRDDHVIGTCDKYNMAMAFTGIRLFHH, from the coding sequence ATGGCAAACGAACTCGAGCTGAAATACGGCTGCAACCCTAATCAAAAGCCTGCCCGTATCTTCATGAAAGAAGGAGAACTCCCCATCGAAGTATTGAACGGACGTCCCGGTTATATCAATCTGCTGGATGCGTTCAACAGTTGGCAATTAGTGAAAGAACTGAAAGAAGCTACCGGACTGCCGGCTGCCGCTTCTTTTAAACATGTCAGCCCTGCGGGTGCTGCCGTTGCGGTAGAAATGAGCGACACGCTGAAAAAGATTTATTTCGTAGACGACATGAAACTGTCTCCATTGGCCACAGCATACGCACGTGCACGTGGTGCAGACCGTATGTCATCTTACGGAGATTTCATTGCATTGTCCGACACTTGCGACGAAGAAACAGCACGCATCATCAACCGTGAAGTGTCCGACGGCGTAATTGCCCCCGACTACACACCCGAAGCGCTGGAAATTCTGAAGAATAAAAGAAAAGGGACTTATAATGTAATAAAGATAGATCCTGCATACCGTCCGGCTCCTATCGAACACAAAGATGTATTCGGTGTGACTTTCGAACAAGGAAGAAACGAATTGAAAATCGATGAAAGTCTTTTGAAAGAAATGCCTACGCAGAACAAAGAAATCCCGGCTGATGCAAAACGTGACTTAATCATTGCCTTAATCACTTTAAAATATACACAATCCAATTCGGTATGTTATGCCAAAGACGGACAGGCAATCGGTATTGGCGCAGGTCAGCAGTCGCGTATCCACTGTACGCGCCTGGCAGGAAACAAAGCAGATATCTGGTATTTACGCCAACATCCGAAAGTGATGAACTTGCCATGGATTGAGAAAATCCGTCGTGCCGACCGCGACAACACCATTGACGTTTACATCTCGGAGGATTATGACGATGTATTGGCAGACGGCGTTTGGCAACAGTTCTTCACCGAAAAGCCGGAGGTGCTGACACGTGAAGAAAAACGGGCATGGCTGGATACAATGACAGGTGTAGCTTTAGGATCGGACGCTTTCTTCCCATTCGGAGATAATATAGAACGCGCACATAAGAGCGGTGTCAGCTACATTGCACAACCGGGTGGCTCCGTACGTGATGACCATGTGATTGGAACTTGCGACAAATACAATATGGCAATGGCATTTACAGGCATCCGTTTGTTCCACCATTAA